One Elusimicrobiota bacterium genomic window, TTGAAAATTAAAGGGGAAAGCGCATGGAATCTTAATTTTGACGGTCTTTTTTCTGAAACTGATTTTAAAGATATAATATCTAAGATGTTAAAAAATCTTGAAAAAGAATACCAGTATCCTGTAGATATAGAATTTACAGTAAATTTTAAAACTGATGGAACTTATTTTATCAACTTGCTTCAATGCAGGCCTTTGCAGGTTCGCGGTATAGGTAAAAAAATATCAATTCCTTCCAATATTAGTAAAGAAAAAATACTTTTTGAAACAAAAGGAAACTTTATGGGAGGAAATATAGCGCAAAAAATTTGGAAAATATTTTACGTTAATCCCCAAAAATATCATAATCTGCCGGAAAAAGAAAAATATAGTTTAGCACGTCTTATCGGGAAGTTTAACAAAACCATATCTGATAAAGAAAGAAATGCTGTTATTTTAGTAGGTCCCGGACGATGGGGAACATCAACTCCGTCGTTAGGCGTTCCGGTAAACTTTTCAGAAATTAACAATATCTCATTACTTGTTGAAATAGATTACGAATCAGGAAACATTCAACCGGAACTTTCTTTTGGAACGCATTTTTTTCAAGATTTAGTTGAAACAGATATTTCCTATGCTGCGGTATTTTCAGGAGTCGATAAGGGATATTTTAATGAAAAATTCTTATCAAATTATAATAATGTGTCTAAGAAATATTTTCCTGACCAAGCTGTTTTAAATGAGGCAATTGAAATATATGAATTTGAAAAAACGAATCTTCAGGTTCTTTCTGATGTTGTATCACAAAAGATGATTTGCTTTCTTGGATAAAAAACATGCATAACAATGAAAAAATTCTTTTAACTCACGGATCAGGCGGACGTCTTACACACGAACTAATTCAGACATTATTCAAAAAAAAGTTTTCAAATAAAGTATTAAATTCATTAGATGATGCCGCGGAGCTTGAAATTTATCAAAAAAAAGGCGAGCGTATTGCTTTCACTATAGATTCTTTTGTAGTAAATCCTATCTTCTTTCCGGGGGGAGACATCGGAAAACTTGCTGTTTGCGGGACAGTGAATGATCTGGCAATGAAAGGCGCTATCCCGAAAGCAATAGCGATATCTGCGATAATAGAAGAGGGTTTCAGCATTGAAGACTTAAGAAAAATAGTTGATTCCATATCCATAACAGCAAAAAAAGCCGGAGTTATAGTCGCTGCAGGCGATACTAAAGTAGTTGAAAAGGGAAAAGCCGATAAACTTTTTTTAACATCTGCCGGCATAGGCATAATTGAAAAAAACATTTATATTTCAGGTAAAAACGCTGTTCAAGGAGATGACGTTATTATTTCGGGAACTATAGGCGATCACGGCGTTGCGGTTATTGTTGCAAGAAACGATTTTAAAATAAAAACTTCTATAAAAAGTGATTGCGCTCCATTAAATAATTTAGTCAGTCAAATGTTGAATGTTTCCAAAAATATTCATTCAATGCGGGACCCTACTAGAGGCGGACTCGCAACAACTTTGAATGAAATAGCTCAAACTTCAAATGTAGGGATAATTATTGAAGAAAGAGATATTCCGATAAAAAATGAAGTAAAAAGTGTTTGCAACATTTTGGGATTTGATCCGTTATATGTTGCAAATGAAGGAAAACTTATAGCAATAGTTAAATCTACTGATTCTTTAGAGCTTTTAAAAACTATGAAAAATAACGAATACGGAAAAGATGCGAAAAAAATAGGCAAAATTGTTAAAACACCTAAAGGAGTTTGGCTTAGGACTTCGGTAAAAGGATTAAGGCCTCTCGTTATGCTTGAAGGCGAACAGCTCCCGAGAATTTGTTAAAGTATAGCCGTTCAACCTCGCGACTTCCGCAAGTACTAATAATTGGAGTCCCGCCGGGCGGGAAGGTTGTACGGCAATTGGCAAAGCCGCCTCGGAAGGTGCGGGGGAATCTAGAAATGTTACCGTTACCACCTACGCGGTGGTAATGGTTCTAGCGAAGGATGCCCTGACACGGACTCGAGGGAATAAGTCTTATTAGCAAAGCCAGGCGCGGATTCTAAGGAAAAAAATGGAAAAAGAACAAGCTAAAAAGAAAATCAAGGAACTCGTAGATAAATACGAGGCCGAAAAAGCTGCCGATAAAATAAAGCGTTATACCGAGGCAGAAACAAAAACGGGTTTTATTGAACCGCTTTTTCAGGCATTGGGTTGGGATACTCAAAGCCGAGATGAAGTTGGGCTTGAAAATCAAATTTCCGCCGGAAGGGTAGATTATTCTTTCAAGTTTGGCAGTATTGTTAAATTCTATGTAGAAGCAAAAGCTCTAAGAATAGATTTAGATAAACCGGATTACACAGAACAGGCATTGTATTATGCCTGGCACAAGGGAGTTGTTTGGACGATCTTAACGGATTTTGAGGCTGTTAAAGTATATAATGCCGAATGGAAAACAAAGTCTCTACAGGATGCTTTGCTCTTTGAGATAAAACATTCCGAATACATTAATAAATTTGAGCAATTATGGCTTTTGTCCAAAGAATCTATTGAACAGGGGCTTATTGACAAAGAAGCGGAAAAGTGGGGCAAAAAGATAAAGAAGCAGCCGGTCTCAAAGCAAATTCTTGATGATCTTCTAAAATCCCGAGAAAAACTTACAAAGGATATACAGGAACATCCCCGTTTAAATGAAATAACCACTGAAGAATTAGATGAATCAATTCAGAGAATTTTAGACCGTCTTATCTTTATCCGCACCTGTGAAGACCGAAACCTAGAACAGCCTAACGGTTTAATGTCTTTGATTAGAGCATCAAAGAATTCTTTATGGGAAGAACTTAAAAATACTTTCCGGAAATATGACGATTCGTATAATTCTAAACTTTTTGAGCCTCACCTTTGCGAAAAACTCGTTATTGATGATAAGATGCTTGAAGATGTTATTGAAACACTCTACCACTCAACGGATAACAGTATCCATTATAACTTTGCAGATATAAATGCGGATGTACTCGGTAGTATTTACGAGCAATATCTTGGGCATATTCTAAAAAAGTCCCAGCATACGGCAAAGCTCAAAGAAACGCATCAGCACCGCAAAGAGCAAGGGATATATTACACTCCGCAATATATTGTAGATTATATTGTCAAAAACACTGTTGGGGAAGTATTGAAAGAAACAAAAGCCAAGGACTTATCAAAACTAAAGATACTTGATCCCGCCTGTGGTTCGGGTTCTTTCCTTATAAGAGCATTTGATGAGATTGTTGACTATTGTGCAAAACAGCCACAAAGAGAATTTGGACATGTTTATAAAACGGAAATACTGAAAAATAATATTTATGGGGTTGATTTGGATAGACAAGCGGTTGAGATAACTCAAATGAACTTGCTTTTGAAAACACTTTATCAGAAGCAAAAACTACCTGCTTTGAAAAACATCCGTTGCGGAAACTCGTTGATTGATGACAAGGCGATTGCCGGAGAAAAAGCTTTTAAGTGGGAAGATGAATTCAAAGAAGTAATGTCATCCGGCGGTTTTGATGTGATTATTGGTAATCCACCGTATGGATATAGAGAAATTCCTTCTGCAGAAGCCAAAGAATATTATAGTAATACTTAT contains:
- the hypE gene encoding hydrogenase expression/formation protein HypE — its product is MHNNEKILLTHGSGGRLTHELIQTLFKKKFSNKVLNSLDDAAELEIYQKKGERIAFTIDSFVVNPIFFPGGDIGKLAVCGTVNDLAMKGAIPKAIAISAIIEEGFSIEDLRKIVDSISITAKKAGVIVAAGDTKVVEKGKADKLFLTSAGIGIIEKNIYISGKNAVQGDDVIISGTIGDHGVAVIVARNDFKIKTSIKSDCAPLNNLVSQMLNVSKNIHSMRDPTRGGLATTLNEIAQTSNVGIIIEERDIPIKNEVKSVCNILGFDPLYVANEGKLIAIVKSTDSLELLKTMKNNEYGKDAKKIGKIVKTPKGVWLRTSVKGLRPLVMLEGEQLPRIC
- a CDS encoding N-6 DNA methylase, with amino-acid sequence MEKEQAKKKIKELVDKYEAEKAADKIKRYTEAETKTGFIEPLFQALGWDTQSRDEVGLENQISAGRVDYSFKFGSIVKFYVEAKALRIDLDKPDYTEQALYYAWHKGVVWTILTDFEAVKVYNAEWKTKSLQDALLFEIKHSEYINKFEQLWLLSKESIEQGLIDKEAEKWGKKIKKQPVSKQILDDLLKSREKLTKDIQEHPRLNEITTEELDESIQRILDRLIFIRTCEDRNLEQPNGLMSLIRASKNSLWEELKNTFRKYDDSYNSKLFEPHLCEKLVIDDKMLEDVIETLYHSTDNSIHYNFADINADVLGSIYEQYLGHILKKSQHTAKLKETHQHRKEQGIYYTPQYIVDYIVKNTVGEVLKETKAKDLSKLKILDPACGSGSFLIRAFDEIVDYCAKQPQREFGHVYKTEILKNNIYGVDLDRQAVEITQMNLLLKTLYQKQKLPALKNIRCGNSLIDDKAIAGEKAFKWEDEFKEVMSSGGFDVIIGNPPYGYREIPSAEAKEYYSNTYETSEGNFDMYRFFIERSINLLKEKGILGIIIPNTFLSAKSYQKLRSFMLNKCKLINIYDLGMNVFEGVTLESIILILQKNHKNRSENEIRISFNHSRKDSSLTPEVEYCVSQNNFDKSKENTFNINISPSVEKIISKIENGSILLENIAIVTVGINTGYIKDILVSKSKIDDRYHKMISGRDISRYSLSWAGKWIVYDKKLVESHGDRGRTLPDEKIFLSDKILVQRTRRGMKRKLICAFDNEQYYNLNRLSNIVMKDNAFQLKYCLGILNSFLMDFYFQKKFNEYEVKPAHLRQIPIKQIPVKEQQIVINLASKMLALNDALDKLGEKITDERKRIESEIEKTDQKIDELVYNLYGLTKEEIRIIEKESIGKT